The window GCCTGTCGTGAATATTTTCAAGAGAGAGCCTTCTACTGCATGGACCGTTTTCACTTGGCCAGAGAGATTCGCCGGCTGTGCCGCAAGCATCCCCGGTACCGTCAGATGCAGGAGGCCCTTGAGGCCTATGACAGCCAACGGCTATTAACCGAACTGAACAGTGCCGTGGGGACACTACAGACGGCAGAGCAAGAAGCGCGACTTGAACAGCTGATCCAGCAGATCGAAAAACATCCACAAGCTGTGGAAGATTACCGGCAATGGCTTCAAGAGCAGGGCATAGACACCACAGGAATGCGGCCCATGGGAAGCGCGGAATCCACCATGCATGTCTTTGCCANAAAAACTCTGCCCGGAAATACTTGACTCACACTTTCCTGACAAAAACATTGACAATGAACGGTGTATCTAGGTAAAATACATTGTGAGCCGAATGAAGTTTGTAATTTACAGAATACTAAATGATTTAAATGGATTATC of the Caldalkalibacillus thermarum genome contains:
- a CDS encoding UPF0236 family transposase-like protein gives rise to the protein MDEFDYDPTKHKLVINGDGAKWITACREYFQERAFYCMDRFHLAREIRRLCRKHPRYRQMQEALEAYDSQRLLTELNSAVGTLQTAEQEARLEQLIQQIEKHPQAVEDYRQWLQEQGIDTTGMRPMGSAESTMHVFAXKTLPGNT